Proteins from one Podospora pseudoanserina strain CBS 124.78 chromosome 1, whole genome shotgun sequence genomic window:
- the PEX5 gene encoding Peroxisomal membrane signal receptor PTS1 (EggNog:ENOG503NUGJ; COG:S): protein MSFLGGAECSTAGNPLSQFTKHVGDDKSLQHDRLVGRGPNSAMGGFRNVGRNTPQDEMVNGFLHQNATLPDMPLEQQQGPLAHAHLDHLRAQSGSPLSPTWAPDTQAAMEAAFNAPPGTHFSADEFAKFQHMNPAAAVSHAPSMPGASASMQRPMMMGGGMSYNMMQRPMYQPMFGGQMHMAHQPLQQHQQPAVEGKGKGKVVELDESKWEEQFQQMELHDRQLRETEKDEALAMEPELNKMDEKLLHSETGYGDLESIWRGIQAEQAQLKELDDIEDDFAKFDSANFGGDNLHDWGLNNRLGADPIVQDYLFEDENIFENTTNPFEEGIRIMNEGGNLSLAALAFEAAVQKDPEHVEAWVYLGHVQAQNEKEEAAIRALEQAMKLDPNNLAALMGLAVSYTNEGYDSTAYRTLERWLSVKYPQVIAPQDLSSAAELGFTDRAQLHDRVTSLFLEAARLAPDGDHMDPDVQVGLGVLFYGAEEYDKAVDCFQAALHSSEMGTSNQREQIHLLWNRLGATLANSGRSEEAIAAYEKALSINPNFVRARYNLGVSCINIGCHAEAAGHLLASLDMHKSVEKSGREKARELLGGGGGPDTDARIDAMTTQNRSTTLYDTLRRVFTQMGRRDLAEKVVVGVDPDIFRGEFDF from the exons TTGTGGGAAGAGGCCCAAATAGTGCTATGGGTGGCTTCCGAAATGTTGGCCGCAATACTCCCCAAGACGAG ATGGTGAATGGCTTCCTCCACCAGAATGCCACCCTTCCCGACATGCCgctcgagcagcagcagggtcCTTTGGCCCACGCCCATCTCGATCACCTTCGCGCTCAGTCCGGCTCTCCGCTCTCGCCAACATGGGCCCCTGATACCCAGGCCGCGATGGAGGCCGCGTTCAACGCACCTCCCGGCACCCACTTCAGCGCCGACGAATTCGCCAAGTTTCAGCACATGAACCCTGCGGCTGCCGTATCTCATGCCCCGTCGATGCCCGGCGCCAGCGCGAGCATGCAGCggcccatgatgatgggcggtGGTATGAGCTACAATATGATGCAACGCCCCATGTACCAGCCCATGTTTGGTGGTCAGATGCACATGGCACACCAGCCTctccagcaacaccaacagccgGCAGTCGAGGGTAAGGGGAAGGGCAAGGTTGTGGAGCTGGACGAGAGCAAATGGGAAGAGCAGTTCCAGCAGATGGAGCTCCACGATCGCCAACTGCGGGAGACAGAAAAGGACGAGGCTTTGGCCATGGAGCCCGAGTTGAACAAAATGGACGAGAAGCTCCTGCACTCCGAAACCGGCTACGGTGACCTGGAGTCGATATGGCGCGGCATCCAAGCAGAGCAGGCGCAGCTCAAGGAACTGGACGATATCGAGGACGACTTTGCCAAGTTCGACAGCGCCAACTTTGGCGGAGATAATCTCCACGACTGGGGACTGAACAACAGGCTCGGAGCCGATCCCATCGTTCAGGATTATCTCTTCGAGGATGAGAACATCTTCGAGAACACGACAAACCCATTTGAAGAGGGCATTCGGATCATGAACGAAGGCGGAAACCTTTCCCTGGCCGCTCTTGCTTTTGAGGCTGCCGTCCAAAAGGACCCCGAACACGTTGAGGCCTGGGTCTATCTTGGCCACGTGCAAGCCCAAAAcgaaaaggaggaggctgctatCCGCGCTCTTGAACAAGCCATGAAGCtcgaccccaacaacctcgccgcTTTGATGGGTCTGGCCGTCTCTTACACAAACGAAGGCTACGACAGCACTGCCTACCGCACCCTCGAAAGGTGGCTCAGCGTCAAGTACCCCCAGGTCATTGCCCCGCAAGATCTGTCGTCCGCTGCCGAGCTCGGCTTTACCGACCGCGCCCAGCTCCACGACCGCGTCACCAGCCTGTTCCTCGAAGCTGCCCGCTTGGCCCCCGACGGAGACCACATGGACCCCGACGTCCAGGTCGGCCTCGGAGTGCTCTTCTACGGCGCCGAGGAGTACGACAAGGCGGTCGACTGCTTCCAAGCCGCGCTCCACTCCTCGGAAATGGGCACCTCCAACCAGCGCGAGCAGATCCACCTCCTCTGGAACCGCCTCGGTGCCACGCTCGCCAACTCGGGCCGCTCAGAGGAGGCGATTGCCGCGTACGAAAAGGCGCTGTCGATCAACCCCAACTTTGTCAGGGCGAGATATAACCTGGGCGTTTCTTGCATCAACATCGGGTGCCATGCCGAGGCGGCAGGGCATTTGCTCGCTTCGTTGGATATGCACAAGTCTGTCGAGAAGAGCGGGAGGGAAAAGGCTAGGGAGCTGCTcggtggcggaggtggtCCGGACACGGACGCGAGGATTGACGCGATGACCACTCAGAATAGGAGCACGACGCTGTATGATACGCTGAGGAGGGTTTTCACccagatggggaggagggatctGGCCGagaaggttgttgttggagttgaCCCTGATATTTTCAGAGGAGAGTTTGATTTTTGA
- a CDS encoding hypothetical protein (COG:L; EggNog:ENOG503NVWC) translates to MGKKKNNMANRGVASALATANLPLINLTNLTKDTEPAATPVARSDSEGKSSSGSLKRPGPHDDDADDDDGWQTIERGRPVKKHKKIPTPNSARYPALHFSEKSRLQSKVNLSAFRDLILYLFADGPAPQWISVSQRPEFRKVVAIMVPGLEEAMFEPGVDYSKYETPTLDQAIKQIGDGSSPDHYYPRPLSKEALPTSLQPFADMFPHLWPVKAPGDDKYGRLHSPLTTMLTAPLNKNKDKSKDKAGPDSHRDIRTRITEFLATPEELMDNGFPVHPALLPEGERRDSFKNPEGWAHTRVSKLEDGDVPESEIQQGSITAGREVLAIDCEMCLTGPGELALTRVSLVSWDGETVLDELVKPEKPITDYVTQYSGITKEMLDPVTTTLSDIQAKLLDLLHPRTILLGHSLDSDLKALQLAHPFIVDTSMLFPHARGPPLKNSLKYLAQRHLSREVQKGGGTINGHDSVEDAKTCLDLVKKKCEKGKAWATGDSQGENLFRRLARSGTAYRATAGPEATGGLPVGKTSAAVEWGDVSRSACNAATVAISCKTDAEVEAGVIRAVKGDPDGLEVPGGGVDFVWARLRELEFVQGWANRHKPNTPPVATVAEETPEVQDVNGDAEKEAVSPLEECLSTLAQRLQRIHAALPPCTLLMVLSGTGDPREMSRLQAMHSQFKKEYNTPGTKWDQLSVKWTTDEEDALRKAVKVARAGVGFLSVK, encoded by the coding sequence ATgggtaaaaagaaaaacaacatGGCGAACCGCGGAGTTGCCAGTGCCTtggccaccgccaacctACCACTCATCAATCTCACCAATCTCACCAAGGACACGGAACCTGCCGCAACACCAGTGGCTCGGAGTGACTCTGAAGGAAAATCCTCCTCGGGCAGTCTTAAGCGGCCCGGTcctcatgatgatgatgctgacgacgatgatggttGGCAGACCATTGAGCGCGGCCGGCCAGTTAAAAAACACAAGAAgattcccacccccaactcaGCTCGATATCCTGCCCTGCATTTCTCAGAGAAGTCAAGACTGCAGTCCAAGGTCAACCTTTCAGCTTTCCGCGATCTAATCCTGTATCTTTTCGCCGATGGTCCCGCGCCACAATGGATCTCCGTCTCACAGCGCCCAGAGTTCAGAAAGGTTGTTGCCATCATGGTGCCTGGTCTGGAGGAGGCCATGTTCGAGCCCGGTGTCGACTATTCCAAGTATGAGACGCCCACGCTGGATCAAGCGATCAAGCAGATTGGCGATGGTTCTTCTCCAGATCACTACTACCCTCGGCCTCTCAGCAAAGAGGCTTTGCCAACCTCGTTGCAACCGTTTGCAGACATGTTCCCGCACCTCTGGCCTGTCAAGGCACCCGGGGACGACAAGTATGGCAGATTGCACTCGCCTTTGACCACGATGCTCACTGCTCCTCTGAATAAGAACAAAGACAAGAGCAAAGACAAGGCCGGGCCAGACTCTCACAGAGATATCAGAACTAGAATCACCGAGTTCCTCGCCACTCCAGAAGAACTGATGGACAACGGATTTCCAGTGCATCCAGCCTTGCTGCCAGAAGGCGAGCGCAGGGACTCTTTTAAGAATCCAGAAGGATGGGCACACACCAGGGTCAGCAAgcttgaagatggagatgttcCCGAGAGCGAAATCCAGCAAGGGAGCATCACAGCTGGGCGAGAGGTCCTTGCCATCGACTGCGAGATGTGTTTGACCGGGCCTGGCGAGCTTGCTCTCACGAGAGTGAGCTTGGTTTCTTGGGATGGCGAAACAGTTCTTGACGAGCTGGTCAAGCCTGAGAAGCCCATCACCGATTATGTCACCCAATACTCAGGAATCACCAAGGAGATGCTCGATCCTGTCACAACAACCCTGAGCGATATCCAGGCTAAACTGCTTGATCTTTTACATCCCCGCACAATCCTCTTGGGTCACTCACTTGACTCGGATCTCAAAGCTCTCCAACTCGCCCATCCCTTCATCGTGGACACGTCGATGCTCTTCCCCCACGCTCGCGGCCCACCGCTCAAAAACTCACTCAAGTACCTTGCCCAACGCCACCTGAGCCGTGAAGTCCAGAAAGGCGGTGGCACCATCAACGGGCATGACAGTGTGGAAGACGCCAAAACCTGTTTAGACCTCGTCAAGAAGAAGTGTGAGAAAGGAAAGGCCTGGGCTACCGGTGACTCGCAAGGCGAGAATTTGTTCAGACGCCTCGCCCGCTCCGGAACAGCCTACCGCGCCACAGCCGGGCCCGAGGCAACTGGCGGTCTCCCTGTGGGGAAAACGAGTGCAGCTGTTGAATGGGGCGATGTGTCCAGAAGTGCTTGCAACGCTGCGACGGTTGCCATATCCTGCAAGACGGACGCCGAGGTTGAAGCGGGCGTGATTCGCGCAGTCAAGGGCGACCCGGATGGATTGGAGGTTCCAGGAGGCGGTGTTGACTTTGtctgggcgaggttgagagaGTTGGAGTTTGTTCAGGGGTGGGCCAACAGACACAAGCCGAACACTCCTCCTGTTGCTACGGTTGCAGAGGAGACGCCCGAGGTTCAAGACGTGAATGGCGATGCTGAGAAAGAGGCAGTTTCTCCTCTGGAGGAGTGCCTATCTACGCTTGCGCAGCGACTCCAGAGGATCCACGCTGCGTTGCCCCCTTGCAcactgttgatggtgttgagcgGGACGGGCGACCCGAGGGAGATGAGCAGACTGCAGGCTATGCATTCCCAGTTCAAGAAGGAGTATAACACTCCTGGGACGAAGTGGGATCAGCTCAGTGTGAAGTGGAcgacggacgaggaggacgcgTTGAGGAAGGCAGTCAAGGTGGCGAGGGCCGGTGTTGGATTCCTAAGCGTCAAATAA
- a CDS encoding hypothetical protein (EggNog:ENOG503P8R8) has product MKTASCECKKCQASVGSFSNLWIQIGNSYLGPVIGSDEDLAIRCEGKTRIGGNGTLVEGCHLQNLFCDGCAAILGFRCIETPVNHVLDDNQVLLRIASVNLLGEEREELKPEVKRVLSINEPSRTSNGGPPDLSSHFPSTIEFQQLKFELEGQKDYLRRIDSNGFRIVAGLDKRVARVESDSKTLHETVSGFKGSILGVQDSLKSLLGSELNGIDKFGTEQKATLEGLRSRVSLVSDGLDIIQQQATDLAEELREEVSGLKNQLEQMTGELHMLRAEIKVSVSADNYARDMAAMRTEIAQLRRDLGTMRSNEHERVAPSFPSRELEILTSNIAKIGNRASQVETLQMEFEILKERVDRAEANYGASNNRRVAYPLDPEASLPHPGARKRASSPKPEPVSKRRVPSDQFSDYTVSGHSAAPLTPLRQSSTTNLQNPKKRSRPKTAAALSNSGGR; this is encoded by the exons ATGAAGACGGCCTCCTGCGAATGCAAAAAATGCCAGGCATCAGTTGGGAGTTTTTCCAATCTTTGGATCCAGATTGGCAATAGCTATCTCGGCCCTGTGATTGGATCAGACGAGGATTTGGCCATTCGATGCGAAGGAAAGACAAGAATCGGGGGGAATGGGACTCTGGTGGAAGGATG CCATTTACAAAACCTTTTCTGTGACGGTTGTGCAGCCATACTCGGCTTTCGATGCATTGAGACCCCAGTCAACCATGTCCTCGACGA CAACCAAGTTCTGTTGAGAATCGCGTCTGTCAATCTGCTCGGTGAGGAAAGAGAAGAGCTTAAACCCGAGGTCAAAAGAGTCCTCAGCATCAACGAACCGTCAAGAACGAGCAATGGTGGGCCGCCCGACCTGTCCTCACATTTCCCCAGTACCATCGAGTTTCAGCAGCTTAAGTTCGAACTCGAAGGCCAAAAAGACTACCTCAGACGTATTGACAGTAATGGCTTCAGAATTGTGGCAGGCTTGGACAAACGTGTGGCCCGTGTGGAGAGTGATTCAAAGACACTGCATGAAACAGTGAGTGGGTTCAAGGGAAGCATACTCGGAGTACAGGATAGCCTCAAGTCACTACTCGGATCAGAGCTGAACGGGATTGATAAATTCGGAACCGAGCAAAAGGCGACACTGGAAGGCCTTCGGAGCCGGGTGTCCCTGGTCAGTGATGGCCTCGACATAATCCAACAGCAGGCAACAGATCTCGCCGAAGAGCTGCGAGAGGAAGTCTCAGGTCTCAAGAACCAACTTGAACAGATGACAGGAGAGCTTCATATGCTGAGGGCCGAGATCAAAGTGAGCGTCAGCGCCGACAACTATGCCCGCGATATGGCTGCTATGCGCACCGAGATCGCGCAGCTCAGAAGAGATCTTGGCACTATGCGCAGCAACGAACACGAACGTGTTgccccttcttttccctcaaGGGAGCTCGAGATtctcaccagcaacatcGCGAAGATTGGTAATCGAGCCAGCCAGGTCGAGACTTTACAAATGGAGTTTGAGATCTTGAAAGAGAGGGTCGACAGAGCAGAGGCAAATTATGGGGCATCCAATAATCGACGTGTGGCATATCCCTTGGATCCAGAGGCATCTCTTCCCCACCCAGGAGCGAGGAAGCGGGCTTCTTCGCCCAAGCCGGAGCCTGTATCTAAACGAAGAGTGCCCTCGGACCAATTCTCGGATTACACGGTCTCTGGACACAGTGCTGCGCCGCTCACCCCGTTGAGGCAGAGTAGCACGACAAACTTGCAAAATCCCAAGAAACGGAGTCGTCCCAAGACAGCTGCTGCATTATCCAACTCGGGAGGCAGGTGA